A single Curtobacterium sp. MCSS17_015 DNA region contains:
- a CDS encoding DUF3140 domain-containing protein, producing MADDEKQTRDDFHDAVNMTASQLEKWLDTDESKSVGQKKDGATESTGHESGRHIVAILGKKQGDLTDEDHAHMRKVVGYVARHSEQRPSGDVTDTKWRYSLMNWGHDPLK from the coding sequence ATGGCTGACGACGAGAAGCAGACGCGGGACGACTTCCACGACGCGGTGAACATGACCGCGTCACAGCTCGAGAAGTGGCTGGACACCGACGAGTCGAAGTCCGTCGGACAGAAGAAGGACGGCGCGACCGAGTCGACCGGGCACGAGTCCGGTCGGCACATCGTGGCGATCCTCGGCAAGAAGCAGGGCGACCTCACCGACGAGGACCACGCACACATGCGCAAGGTCGTCGGCTACGTCGCCCGGCACTCGGAGCAGCGCCCCTCAGGCGACGTCACCGACACCAAGTGGCGGTACTCGCTCATGAACTGGGGCCACGACCCGCTGAAGTAG
- a CDS encoding SDR family oxidoreductase, with product MTDTEPPVLVSAPASDRPVALVTGATRGIGRAIAADLGRTHHVLVGGRDADVVAAVVAELPSAEPFVGDLGAGDVPAVPSWIDVLVHSAGVEQGTRIADTPRDTWEAVFATNVFAVAELTRVAMPGLRAARGLVVTINSGAGFTAGPGGGVYAASKFALRAFTDALRDEERANGVRVSSVHPGRTDSDMQRALTEKLGEEYDTDYYLAPEDVAAAVRTVVDLPERGTVEMLSIRPSRRR from the coding sequence GTGACCGACACCGAGCCTCCCGTCCTCGTCTCCGCACCTGCCAGCGACCGGCCGGTCGCGCTCGTCACCGGCGCGACCCGCGGCATCGGCCGTGCGATCGCCGCCGACCTGGGGCGGACGCACCACGTGCTCGTCGGCGGCCGGGACGCCGACGTGGTCGCCGCCGTCGTGGCGGAGCTGCCGAGCGCGGAGCCGTTCGTCGGCGACCTCGGCGCCGGAGACGTGCCCGCCGTGCCGAGCTGGATCGACGTGCTCGTGCACTCCGCCGGCGTCGAGCAGGGCACGCGCATCGCCGACACCCCGCGGGACACCTGGGAGGCCGTCTTCGCCACCAACGTCTTCGCGGTCGCCGAGCTGACCCGTGTGGCGATGCCCGGCCTCCGTGCGGCCCGCGGGCTCGTCGTGACGATCAACAGCGGCGCCGGCTTCACGGCCGGCCCCGGGGGTGGTGTCTACGCGGCCTCGAAGTTCGCGCTCCGTGCCTTCACCGACGCCCTGCGCGACGAGGAACGGGCGAACGGCGTGCGGGTGTCGAGCGTGCACCCGGGCCGCACCGACTCGGACATGCAGCGGGCCCTCACCGAGAAGCTCGGCGAGGAGTACGACACCGACTACTACCTGGCTCCCGAGGACGTCGCCGCCGCCGTCCGCACGGTGGTCGACCTGCCGGAGCGTGGCACCGTCGAGATGCTCTCGATCCGGCCGTCGCGGCGGCGCTGA
- a CDS encoding lycopene cyclase domain-containing protein produces the protein MNESTTYALLAVPFLGLATLVAVLAGVVSARRVRGATTADPGPAPAPPRPRRTGVTSAVVAGIALLVMTCVFNNVIVGLGIVAYDQALVLGARVGLFPVEDLAYSIGAVLLLPSCWVLLDRPVRSERPTQPSRTPEESP, from the coding sequence GTGAACGAGTCGACGACGTACGCGCTGCTCGCGGTGCCGTTCCTCGGACTCGCGACGCTCGTCGCGGTCCTGGCCGGGGTCGTGTCCGCCCGCCGGGTGCGTGGCGCCACGACCGCCGACCCGGGCCCGGCGCCCGCTCCTCCTCGTCCTCGCCGGACCGGCGTCACCAGCGCCGTCGTCGCGGGGATCGCACTGCTCGTCATGACGTGCGTGTTCAACAACGTCATCGTGGGGCTCGGCATCGTCGCCTACGACCAGGCGCTCGTGCTGGGGGCCCGCGTCGGTCTGTTCCCGGTGGAGGACCTCGCGTACTCGATCGGCGCCGTCCTGCTGCTGCCGAGCTGCTGGGTCCTGCTCGACCGACCGGTACGGTCGGAACGCCCGACCCAGCCGTCCCGCACCCCGGAGGAGAGCCCATGA
- a CDS encoding DUF3151 domain-containing protein, whose translation MPDNLLPNPSTNPETLLPAEPEVDALLRSNAPVSAVVVSHPSSSLAWALLADEAWERGATLESYAYARVGYHRGLDALRKAGWRGAGPVPWSHEPNQGVLRSLFALRRAAEAIDEPGEPERLTQFLDGADPAAADAIARG comes from the coding sequence ATGCCGGACAACCTGCTCCCGAACCCCTCGACGAACCCCGAGACCCTGCTGCCCGCCGAGCCCGAGGTGGACGCGCTCCTCCGGTCGAACGCACCCGTCTCCGCGGTGGTGGTGTCGCACCCGTCGTCGAGCCTGGCGTGGGCGCTGCTCGCCGACGAGGCCTGGGAGCGGGGCGCCACGCTCGAGTCCTACGCGTACGCCCGGGTCGGCTACCACCGCGGTCTCGACGCGCTCCGCAAGGCGGGGTGGCGCGGTGCCGGGCCGGTGCCGTGGTCGCACGAGCCGAACCAGGGCGTCCTGCGGTCCCTGTTCGCCCTGCGCCGCGCGGCCGAGGCGATCGACGAGCCCGGCGAACCCGAGCGCCTGACGCAGTTCCTCGACGGCGCGGACCCCGCCGCCGCCGACGCCATCGCGCGCGGCTGA
- a CDS encoding lycopene cyclase domain-containing protein, translated as MPGSYLAGLLVSIAGIAVLDARHRLFFWRAPLRAALVMVIGLVFFMLWDVAGVHLGIFFIGADGLLTGVLLAPDVPLEELFFLVLLCWTTMDLFGAVRPVVGRLAGRRAAAAGDTADDGAAADGAAARRGREAS; from the coding sequence ATGCCGGGGTCGTACCTGGCCGGCCTGCTCGTCTCGATCGCCGGGATCGCGGTGCTCGACGCCCGCCACCGGCTGTTCTTCTGGCGCGCACCGCTGCGGGCTGCGCTCGTGATGGTCATCGGGCTGGTGTTCTTCATGCTGTGGGACGTCGCCGGTGTCCACCTCGGCATCTTCTTCATCGGCGCGGACGGGCTGCTCACCGGCGTGCTCCTGGCCCCGGACGTCCCGCTCGAGGAGCTCTTCTTCCTGGTGCTGCTGTGCTGGACGACGATGGACCTGTTCGGCGCGGTGCGTCCGGTGGTCGGGAGGCTGGCCGGGCGCCGCGCCGCCGCTGCCGGCGACACCGCGGACGACGGTGCCGCTGCGGACGGTGCCGCTGCGCGTCGAGGCCGGGAGGCCTCGTGA
- a CDS encoding prenyltransferase yields the protein MTVSRASRPSTLRALFVSSRPISWVNTAYPFGAAYLLGSGVGVDGGGGSSLAAFLVGVVYFLVPYNLAMYGINDVFDYESDLRNPRKGGVEGALLDRSVHRATLWAVAVTNVPFLVALVLLSAASGNGPWTWLVLAVSVFAVVAYSAPGLRFKEKPFLDSLTSSTHFVSPAVYGLALAGPGWTRELVAVCVAFFLWGVASHAFGAVQDVLADRAGGIGSVATVIGARATVRLAFVAYLVAGVALLFSAFPGPIAAVVVVPYALNVLPWWNVTDDGAEAANAGWKRFLWINYLAGFIVTMALIGYAFTH from the coding sequence ATGACCGTCAGTCGCGCCTCCAGGCCGTCGACGCTCCGCGCCCTGTTCGTGTCCTCCCGGCCGATCAGCTGGGTGAACACCGCGTACCCGTTCGGTGCCGCCTACCTGCTCGGCAGCGGGGTCGGCGTCGACGGGGGCGGCGGGTCCTCGCTCGCCGCGTTCCTCGTCGGGGTCGTGTACTTCCTCGTGCCGTACAACCTCGCGATGTACGGCATCAACGACGTCTTCGACTACGAGTCCGATCTGCGCAACCCGCGCAAGGGCGGTGTCGAGGGCGCACTGCTCGACCGGAGCGTGCACCGCGCCACCCTGTGGGCCGTGGCCGTGACCAACGTGCCGTTCCTCGTCGCGCTCGTGCTGCTCAGCGCTGCGAGCGGGAACGGGCCGTGGACGTGGCTCGTGCTCGCGGTCAGCGTGTTCGCCGTCGTCGCCTACTCGGCACCGGGACTGCGGTTCAAGGAGAAGCCGTTCCTCGACTCACTGACCTCGTCGACGCACTTCGTGTCCCCGGCCGTCTACGGGCTCGCGCTCGCCGGGCCCGGGTGGACCCGCGAACTCGTCGCGGTGTGCGTGGCGTTCTTCCTGTGGGGCGTCGCCTCGCACGCGTTCGGTGCCGTCCAGGACGTCCTGGCCGACCGGGCCGGCGGGATCGGGTCGGTGGCGACCGTCATCGGTGCCCGCGCGACCGTCCGACTGGCGTTCGTGGCCTACCTGGTCGCCGGGGTGGCGTTGCTGTTCTCGGCGTTCCCGGGGCCGATCGCCGCGGTCGTCGTCGTGCCGTACGCGCTCAACGTGCTGCCGTGGTGGAACGTCACGGACGACGGGGCCGAGGCGGCGAACGCCGGGTGGAAGCGGTTCCTCTGGATCAACTACCTGGCGGGCTTCATCGTGACGATGGCCCTGATCGGGTACGCCTTCACGCACTGA
- a CDS encoding YihY/virulence factor BrkB family protein, which produces MAKESQKPAANDPRKPDSPTDLKKPTVFYTLKKTLREFTADQCTDLAAGLTYYSVLALFPGLLAVVSILGLFGDPSKTIDTLLQIIGNVGSKDVADLLRDPVEGLVRSPAAPVTFIVGILGALWSASGYVGAFGRAMNRIYNVREGRPIWKLRPTMLGVTVTTVVLLVVGLLTLVSGPLARSFGDVIGLGDVAVTVLSIVQWPILLVIAIVIVAVLYYWSPNVRQPKFTWVGGGSILALLIWIIASVGFGFYVGNFSNYNATYGSLGGVIVFLLWIWITNNALLFGAEFDAEIERGRELQAGIKAEEDIQLPERDTRQTEKQDEKRAEDVLQGIRIRQSAGETKDE; this is translated from the coding sequence ATGGCGAAGGAATCACAGAAGCCGGCAGCGAACGACCCGCGCAAGCCGGACTCACCCACCGACCTCAAGAAGCCGACGGTCTTCTACACACTGAAGAAGACCCTCCGCGAGTTCACCGCCGACCAGTGCACCGACCTCGCGGCGGGCCTGACGTACTACTCCGTCCTCGCGCTCTTCCCGGGTCTGCTGGCGGTGGTGTCGATCCTCGGTCTGTTCGGCGACCCGTCGAAGACCATCGACACCCTGCTGCAGATCATCGGCAACGTCGGGTCGAAGGACGTCGCAGACCTCCTCCGTGACCCGGTCGAGGGCCTCGTCCGGTCGCCCGCCGCCCCGGTCACGTTCATCGTCGGTATCCTCGGCGCGCTCTGGTCGGCCTCCGGCTACGTCGGCGCGTTCGGCCGCGCGATGAACCGCATCTACAACGTCCGCGAGGGACGTCCGATCTGGAAGCTCCGTCCGACCATGCTCGGCGTCACCGTGACCACGGTCGTCCTGCTCGTCGTCGGTCTGCTCACCCTCGTGTCCGGACCGCTCGCCCGCAGCTTCGGTGACGTCATCGGTCTCGGGGACGTGGCGGTGACCGTGCTGTCGATCGTGCAGTGGCCGATCCTGCTCGTCATCGCGATCGTCATCGTGGCGGTGCTCTACTACTGGTCGCCGAACGTCCGGCAGCCGAAGTTCACCTGGGTCGGCGGTGGCTCGATCCTCGCGCTCCTCATCTGGATCATCGCGAGCGTCGGCTTCGGGTTCTACGTCGGGAACTTCTCGAACTACAACGCCACGTACGGCTCCCTCGGTGGTGTGATCGTCTTCCTGCTGTGGATCTGGATCACGAACAACGCGCTGCTGTTCGGTGCCGAGTTCGACGCCGAGATCGAGCGCGGCCGTGAACTCCAGGCCGGCATCAAGGCGGAGGAGGACATCCAGCTCCCCGAGCGCGACACCCGCCAGACCGAGAAGCAGGACGAGAAGCGCGCCGAGGACGTCCTGCAGGGCATCCGCATCCGGCAGAGCGCCGGCGAGACCAAGGACGAGTGA
- a CDS encoding glycoside hydrolase family 2 TIM barrel-domain containing protein: MTSAALDDLHSTTPGSATRLAPRAWLHTDAPSLSLAGEWDFRWSPVADAPGFDDPDGWGTLPVPSHWVLHGHGAPSYTNVQYPFPVDAPHPPDENPTGDHRRTFTLPDAFDTAARVLLRFDGVESHFRVWVNGSLVGWSTGSRLATEFDVTAFLRPGSNELLLRVHQWSAASYLEDQDQWWLPGIFRDVTLLARPAASIDDVFVRAGWTATLGDAASAGSAASGRPSTGTGTIAVPTLDAVFPVRLAVPELGVDVTWGSVDDVAPITVEGVEPWSAELPRLYDATLASGSEGSSSSDGETVSLRLGFRTVQIVGDRFLVNGERVVFHGVNRHETHPVRGRVFDEAHARADLALMKRSNVNAIRTSHYPPHPRVLDLADELGFWVVLECDLETHGFEFQGWVGNPSDDPAWEDAYLDRIARTVERDKNHPSIVMWSLGNESGTGRNLAAMSQWVHARDVERPVHYEGDHTGAYTDVYSRMYPTLQETGSIGGGPATPLLGCGPAEAARQRSKPFIHCEYVHAMGNGPGQIAEYEALVDRYPRLHGGFVWEWRDHGLLAHTADGTPYYAYGGDFHEVVHDGNFVMDGLVLPDDTPTPGLAEFAAVVAPVRLSVSPLGGGTVAGGGTVLVENRYHSASTAGLRFVWTLSRNGVVEASGRLTPGVVAARESTTVPVPAEVLAAARADQSPLPPGDELWLEVVAELAGPTSWVDTGHVVARTQTLVASAPAAAPRASTAGWDGDRLGDATFTARGDLASFKGHAVAGPRLELWRAPTDNDRGASQGGYETADPVLTHGVGDPTAPSSASRWEARGLDRLTHRLVSVERTDDGLVQRVRVAAANSAAGVEVVHRWTLTDAGLLLRTDAVPFGGWDVTWPRIGVRIDLPAELLSETASWFGTGPDESYADSSHAARVGRFEAPVSALTTRYSMPQETGHRPGLRTLSVGPVTVTTVPDPASGHRAGFTLTPWTAQQVGRAGHPHELPTPDALYLYLDDAQHGLGSRACGLDVLPEHQLWSSARSWSVLLA; this comes from the coding sequence TTGACCTCTGCCGCACTCGACGACCTGCACTCGACCACGCCGGGATCGGCGACACGACTGGCACCGCGCGCCTGGTTGCACACGGACGCACCGTCCCTGTCGCTCGCCGGCGAGTGGGACTTCCGCTGGTCGCCCGTCGCCGACGCCCCGGGGTTCGACGACCCGGACGGCTGGGGCACGCTCCCGGTGCCGTCACACTGGGTCCTCCACGGACACGGCGCGCCGAGCTACACGAACGTCCAGTACCCGTTCCCCGTCGACGCGCCGCACCCGCCGGACGAGAACCCGACCGGCGACCACCGCCGGACGTTCACGCTACCGGATGCGTTCGACACGGCGGCACGGGTGCTGCTCCGGTTCGACGGGGTGGAGTCGCACTTCCGGGTGTGGGTGAACGGCTCGCTCGTCGGATGGTCGACCGGCTCACGACTGGCCACCGAGTTCGACGTGACCGCGTTCCTGCGGCCCGGCTCGAACGAGCTCCTGCTCCGGGTGCACCAGTGGTCGGCGGCCTCGTACCTCGAGGACCAGGACCAGTGGTGGCTGCCCGGCATCTTCCGCGACGTCACCCTGCTCGCACGTCCGGCCGCGTCGATCGACGACGTGTTCGTCCGCGCCGGCTGGACCGCGACGCTCGGGGACGCTGCCTCCGCCGGGTCCGCTGCGTCGGGCCGCCCGTCGACCGGGACCGGCACGATCGCGGTGCCGACCCTCGACGCGGTGTTCCCGGTGCGCCTGGCCGTGCCGGAACTCGGTGTCGACGTGACCTGGGGCTCCGTCGACGACGTCGCCCCGATCACCGTCGAGGGCGTCGAACCGTGGAGCGCCGAACTCCCCCGGCTGTACGACGCGACCCTGGCCTCGGGCAGCGAGGGCAGCAGCAGCAGCGACGGCGAGACCGTGTCGCTCCGTCTGGGCTTCCGGACCGTGCAGATCGTCGGCGACCGGTTCCTGGTCAACGGGGAGCGCGTCGTGTTCCACGGCGTGAACCGGCACGAGACGCACCCCGTCCGCGGCCGGGTGTTCGACGAAGCCCACGCCCGCGCGGACCTGGCGCTGATGAAGCGGTCGAACGTCAACGCCATCCGCACCTCGCACTACCCGCCGCACCCGCGGGTGCTCGACCTGGCGGACGAACTCGGCTTCTGGGTCGTCCTGGAGTGCGACCTCGAGACGCACGGGTTCGAGTTCCAGGGCTGGGTCGGCAACCCCTCCGACGACCCGGCGTGGGAGGACGCGTACCTCGACCGCATCGCCCGCACCGTCGAACGGGACAAGAACCACCCGTCGATCGTGATGTGGTCGCTCGGCAACGAGTCCGGCACGGGGCGGAACCTCGCCGCGATGTCGCAGTGGGTGCACGCCCGCGACGTCGAACGCCCCGTGCACTACGAGGGCGACCACACGGGCGCGTACACCGACGTGTACTCGCGGATGTACCCGACGCTGCAGGAGACCGGGTCGATCGGCGGCGGTCCGGCCACGCCCCTGCTCGGCTGCGGGCCTGCCGAGGCCGCTCGCCAGCGGTCGAAGCCGTTCATCCACTGCGAGTACGTGCACGCGATGGGCAACGGCCCCGGTCAGATCGCCGAGTACGAGGCCCTGGTCGACCGGTACCCGCGCCTGCACGGCGGCTTCGTGTGGGAGTGGCGCGACCACGGGCTCCTCGCCCACACCGCCGACGGCACCCCGTACTACGCGTACGGCGGCGACTTCCACGAGGTCGTGCACGACGGCAACTTCGTGATGGACGGCCTCGTCCTGCCGGACGACACCCCGACGCCCGGACTCGCCGAGTTCGCGGCCGTCGTCGCGCCGGTGCGGCTGTCCGTCTCCCCGCTCGGAGGCGGCACGGTCGCGGGCGGGGGCACCGTCCTGGTCGAGAACCGGTACCACTCCGCCTCGACCGCGGGCCTGCGGTTCGTGTGGACGCTGTCGCGGAACGGCGTCGTCGAGGCGTCCGGGAGGCTCACCCCCGGTGTCGTCGCAGCGCGCGAGTCCACCACGGTGCCGGTCCCGGCGGAGGTTCTCGCGGCAGCACGGGCGGACCAGAGCCCCCTCCCCCCGGGCGACGAGCTGTGGCTCGAGGTCGTGGCGGAGCTCGCCGGGCCGACGTCGTGGGTGGACACCGGCCACGTCGTGGCACGCACCCAGACGCTCGTGGCGAGCGCACCGGCGGCGGCGCCCCGGGCCTCCACGGCCGGCTGGGACGGCGACCGCCTCGGGGACGCGACGTTCACCGCCCGCGGCGACCTCGCCTCCTTCAAGGGGCACGCCGTCGCCGGCCCTCGACTCGAACTGTGGCGCGCACCGACGGACAACGACCGCGGCGCCTCGCAGGGCGGGTACGAGACCGCCGACCCGGTGCTGACGCACGGCGTCGGCGACCCCACGGCCCCCTCGTCGGCGTCCCGGTGGGAGGCCCGTGGGCTCGACCGTCTGACGCACCGGCTCGTCTCGGTGGAGCGCACCGACGACGGCCTCGTGCAGCGCGTCCGCGTCGCGGCGGCGAACAGCGCGGCCGGTGTGGAGGTCGTGCACCGGTGGACGCTGACCGACGCCGGCCTGCTGCTGCGCACCGACGCCGTGCCGTTCGGCGGCTGGGACGTGACCTGGCCACGCATCGGTGTGCGGATCGACCTACCGGCGGAGCTGCTGTCCGAGACCGCGTCGTGGTTCGGTACCGGGCCGGACGAGTCGTACGCCGACTCGTCGCACGCCGCTCGGGTCGGACGCTTCGAGGCCCCTGTGTCAGCGCTGACCACGCGCTACTCGATGCCGCAGGAGACCGGGCACCGGCCGGGGCTCCGCACGCTGAGCGTCGGGCCGGTCACGGTGACGACGGTGCCGGACCCGGCGTCGGGACACCGCGCCGGGTTCACCCTGACGCCGTGGACCGCGCAGCAGGTCGGGCGTGCCGGGCACCCGCACGAGTTGCCGACGCCGGACGCGCTGTACCTGTACCTCGACGACGCGCAGCACGGCCTCGGGAGCCGGGCGTGCGGGCTCGACGTCCTGCCGGAGCACCAGCTCTGGTCGAGTGCCCGGAGCTGGAGCGTGCTGCTGGCGTAG
- a CDS encoding MFS transporter has product MLSLGVAAQAAGTLVVTAPALLIPHLHGAGMSLAQAGLFAAAPTAGMVLTLIAWGAVTDRIGERVVIAGGLVLTTLAVAGAWLAAGDPVLLGLAFLAAGMTSASTNAASGRVVVGWFPRERRGLAMGIRQMSQPLGVTLAAVTVPLLAETSGIRAALVLPLLLCALLAALSVVGIVDPPRPPAVLAAVTSTAGAGTATANPYRSDGFLWRIHAVSVLLVVPQFTLSTYGLVWLVTLGWSTSAAGLLVGAAQFVGAVGRILVGLWSDRVGSRVGPLRVVAVSAAVVMVVLALVDVTHLPAAAVVLVVATSVTVADNGLAYTSVAEAAGPFWSGRALGAQNTGQFIAASAVGPGVGALVGLVGFAGSFLLVAALPVLALPLVPRTDRSHD; this is encoded by the coding sequence ATGCTCTCGCTCGGCGTCGCCGCGCAGGCCGCCGGGACGCTCGTCGTCACCGCACCGGCGCTGCTCATCCCGCACCTGCACGGCGCGGGCATGTCCCTCGCGCAGGCCGGGCTGTTCGCAGCGGCACCCACGGCGGGCATGGTGCTGACGCTCATCGCGTGGGGCGCGGTGACCGACCGGATCGGGGAACGGGTCGTCATCGCGGGTGGCCTGGTGCTCACCACGCTCGCGGTCGCCGGCGCGTGGCTCGCGGCCGGTGACCCGGTGCTCCTCGGGCTCGCGTTCCTGGCTGCGGGGATGACGAGCGCCTCGACGAACGCGGCGAGCGGTCGTGTCGTCGTGGGCTGGTTCCCGAGGGAGCGGCGGGGCCTGGCGATGGGCATCCGGCAGATGTCGCAGCCGCTCGGGGTGACCCTCGCGGCGGTCACCGTGCCCCTGCTCGCCGAGACGTCCGGCATCCGCGCGGCTCTGGTGCTGCCGTTGCTGCTCTGCGCTCTGCTCGCCGCGCTCTCCGTCGTCGGGATCGTCGACCCGCCGCGGCCGCCGGCGGTGCTGGCGGCCGTGACGAGCACGGCGGGAGCAGGGACGGCCACGGCGAACCCCTACCGGTCGGACGGGTTCCTGTGGCGGATCCACGCGGTGTCCGTGTTGCTCGTCGTACCGCAGTTCACGCTGTCGACCTACGGCCTGGTCTGGCTCGTCACGCTCGGCTGGTCGACGTCCGCCGCGGGCCTCCTGGTCGGTGCGGCACAGTTCGTCGGCGCCGTCGGTCGGATCCTGGTCGGGCTCTGGAGCGACCGCGTCGGTTCCCGCGTCGGTCCGCTGCGGGTGGTCGCGGTGTCGGCCGCGGTGGTGATGGTGGTCCTCGCGCTCGTCGACGTCACGCACCTGCCCGCCGCCGCCGTGGTCCTCGTCGTGGCGACGAGCGTCACGGTCGCAGACAACGGCCTCGCGTACACGTCCGTCGCCGAAGCCGCCGGTCCGTTCTGGTCCGGACGCGCACTCGGGGCGCAGAACACCGGGCAGTTCATCGCGGCGAGCGCCGTCGGTCCGGGCGTCGGTGCCCTGGTGGGCCTGGTCGGCTTCGCGGGGTCGTTCCTCCTCGTCGCCGCCCTGCCGGTGCTCGCCCTGCCGCTCGTGCCGCGGACGGACCGCTCGCACGACTGA
- a CDS encoding MBL fold metallo-hydrolase, which yields MLFRDVAEGIHRLELAHTNTYLVETGDRLLVVDAGLPAVWPHLQLAVHDLGYSPDRVEALLLTHGHFDHVGTAARMHREWGTPVYVHPGDRDLAAHPYSYRPAVNRFGFVLTHPGGLRPLGRMLLAGAATVDGIDEVETMESRADTPGNPWIIETPGHTDGHVALHFADRDAVVVGDALVTLDPYTGGIGPRIVAPAATADVDTAVASLDLLVDTEAQHVLPGHGPSWSRGVRAAVSQARRVAGAA from the coding sequence ATGCTGTTCCGGGACGTCGCCGAGGGCATCCACCGCCTCGAGCTCGCACACACCAACACCTACCTGGTCGAGACCGGGGACCGACTGCTCGTCGTCGACGCCGGGCTGCCCGCGGTCTGGCCGCACCTGCAGCTCGCCGTGCACGACCTCGGGTACTCCCCCGACCGGGTCGAGGCCCTGCTGCTCACGCACGGGCACTTCGACCACGTGGGCACCGCGGCCCGGATGCACCGGGAATGGGGCACACCGGTGTACGTGCACCCGGGCGACCGCGACCTGGCCGCGCACCCCTACTCGTACCGACCGGCGGTGAACCGGTTCGGCTTCGTCCTCACCCACCCCGGCGGGCTGCGGCCCCTCGGCCGGATGCTCCTGGCCGGAGCGGCGACGGTCGACGGGATCGACGAGGTCGAGACCATGGAGTCCCGCGCCGACACCCCGGGCAACCCGTGGATCATCGAGACACCCGGGCACACGGACGGACACGTGGCGCTGCACTTCGCGGACCGCGACGCCGTGGTCGTCGGCGACGCCCTGGTCACTCTCGACCCCTACACCGGCGGGATCGGTCCGCGGATCGTCGCCCCGGCGGCCACTGCCGACGTCGACACCGCCGTGGCGTCGCTCGACCTGCTCGTGGACACCGAGGCGCAGCACGTCCTGCCCGGCCACGGTCCGTCGTGGTCCCGCGGGGTCCGGGCAGCGGTGAGCCAGGCGCGGCGGGTGGCCGGCGCGGCCTGA
- a CDS encoding Vms1/Ankzf1 family peptidyl-tRNA hydrolase, whose amino-acid sequence MPITQNETTEDGRALGARLAAGGTWAWAYVDASGDREDPQHLAALQRRKAEDALRAAGADADVVDTVMAELEETPGVPAPVSRYVLVHDGELVLSEVLPGHMHGPESVGHGAVPDLVPLLAHRPLDVPFLVVEVGRGGGGYRAYRLGHADHPEQRDEQEVQGRTDTLHKFQGGGWAHLRWQHHTEELWRQNESEVAAAVQDAVDRLSPRLIVVAGDIRARQLLITELSKTKATAPLLSEVPIDPRASDASEDGVREHVDIALARVVAQRRHDVEDLLRTHEGRGDGEVASGLGPVVEALQQAQPSIVVLDPAGFEDRTVLALDAAPWIATAPEQALGATVLGPVPAAVGLVRAALLTDAEVVYANTAALPGGAPTAALLRWRTGPEIPGT is encoded by the coding sequence ATGCCGATCACGCAGAATGAGACCACCGAGGACGGCCGGGCGCTCGGCGCCCGACTCGCGGCCGGCGGCACGTGGGCCTGGGCCTACGTCGACGCCTCCGGTGACCGTGAGGACCCCCAGCACCTGGCCGCCCTGCAGCGCCGGAAGGCCGAGGACGCCCTCCGTGCCGCCGGCGCCGACGCGGACGTCGTCGACACCGTGATGGCCGAGCTCGAGGAGACCCCCGGGGTCCCCGCGCCGGTCAGCCGGTACGTGCTCGTCCACGACGGGGAACTCGTGCTCAGCGAGGTCCTCCCGGGTCACATGCACGGCCCGGAGAGCGTCGGCCACGGAGCGGTGCCGGACCTCGTGCCGCTCCTGGCACACCGCCCGCTCGACGTGCCGTTCCTCGTGGTCGAGGTCGGTCGCGGCGGCGGCGGGTACCGGGCCTACCGCCTCGGCCACGCCGACCACCCGGAGCAGCGCGACGAACAGGAGGTGCAGGGACGCACCGACACCCTCCACAAGTTCCAGGGCGGCGGTTGGGCGCACCTGCGCTGGCAGCACCACACCGAGGAACTCTGGCGGCAGAACGAGTCCGAGGTCGCCGCCGCGGTGCAGGACGCGGTCGACCGCCTCTCCCCGCGGCTCATCGTCGTCGCCGGCGACATCCGCGCCCGGCAGCTGCTCATCACCGAGCTGTCGAAGACGAAGGCCACCGCGCCCCTGCTCTCCGAGGTGCCGATCGACCCGCGGGCGTCCGACGCCTCGGAGGACGGTGTGCGCGAGCACGTCGACATCGCCCTCGCCCGGGTGGTGGCGCAGCGCCGGCACGACGTCGAGGACCTCCTCCGCACCCACGAGGGACGCGGCGACGGTGAGGTCGCCTCCGGCCTCGGCCCGGTCGTCGAGGCCCTGCAGCAAGCGCAGCCGTCGATCGTCGTCCTCGACCCGGCCGGCTTCGAGGACCGCACCGTGCTCGCGCTCGACGCCGCGCCGTGGATCGCGACCGCACCCGAGCAGGCGCTCGGGGCCACGGTGCTCGGGCCCGTCCCGGCCGCTGTCGGCCTGGTCCGCGCGGCGCTCCTCACCGACGCCGAGGTCGTCTACGCCAACACGGCGGCGCTCCCCGGCGGAGCACCGACCGCGGCCCTCCTCCGCTGGCGGACCGGCCCGGAGATCCCGGGCACCTGA